A window from Rhinolophus sinicus isolate RSC01 linkage group LG01, ASM3656204v1, whole genome shotgun sequence encodes these proteins:
- the LOC141567501 gene encoding uncharacterized protein LOC141567501, giving the protein MGKIKAKVTFRGLSDMSPSSCSPWVVPSHHEMWQLERRTRSDSQSLEARGGPQRRSRASSQEPPCLCRHHKQGSSLGYWAWKPGKQERQRVRRDTWWRTHQGDQRPKLHQEQPRSDLSSGAESPTWETLRGQRRVWQLISEYCPHRDVSTQCTQSWRTPCPLFPDRRRFSPAQQSRVCADVQKSRTGRFRLRGHYQESQDLRSSRLSRSSQGHRRTPARNGGSVDQHAGP; this is encoded by the exons atggggaaaataaaagcgAAAGTAACTTTCCGTGGGCTGTCAGACATGtctccctcctcctgcagcccctgggTGGTTCCCAGCCATCATGAGATGTGGCAGCTGGAAAGGAGAACGAGGAGTGACAGTCAGAGCCTGGAAGCCAGAGGAGGACCCCAGAGGAGGAGCAGGGCCAGCTCCCAGGAGCCCCCTTGTTTGTGCAGACACCACAAACAGGGAAGCAGCCTGGGCTACTGGGCTTGGAAACCTGGGAAGCAGGAGAGGCAGCGAGTGAGGAGGGACACGTGGTGGAGGACACACCAAGGGGACCAGCGTCCTAAGCTTCACCAGGAGCAGCCTCGTTCAGACCTCAGCAGTGGGGCAGAGTCTCCAACCTGGGAGACCCTGCGGGGACAGAG ACGCGTCTGGCAGCTGATCTCTGAATATTGTCCTCACAGGGACGTCTCCACCCAGTGTACTCAGAGCTGGAGAACCCCTTGTCCCCTCTTCCCAGACAGAAGGCGCTTCTCTCCAGCACAGCAGAGCAGGGTGTGTGCTGATGTCCAGAAGAGTCGCACTGGGAGGTTCCGGCTGAGGGGTCATTACCAGGAGTCCCAGGACCTCAGGAGCTCCAGGCTCTCCCGCAGCTCCCAGGGACACAGGCGCACTCCCGCCAG GAATGGAGGGAGTGTTGATCAACACGCTGGCCCTTGA